The Garra rufa chromosome 8, GarRuf1.0, whole genome shotgun sequence genome has a segment encoding these proteins:
- the nostrin gene encoding nostrin, with protein MKDPLSSCTYNLLYQDLKRISKNGEFFCKELLAVFQQRSELEINYSKGLQKIAGKLLKVSKEMCDNSTYRAWSFISDEMYASADAHRILGNALNQDAIQELRQILDEHAKRKRPLDNAVEKSGKLVLTNWSEQIKLKKKLIGLTREHEALFSFVEKNKQICTEKEKQKMLNRLTKSAELQTRVDEEYFNTNIEGHHIRLKLENTLKTCYQIVQELEKQRIETLSNTLDKYSLFMTVYAQTVIHSHKQIEQAVRKVDVEKDIQSLVEDIGTTADDNKAEFLMTDYFEEEGKTVMGKDRRKDAIRTKLQRLEDCIRKTKNDREG; from the exons ATGAAGGACCCACTGAGCAGCTGTACT TATAATCTGCTGTATCAGGACCTGAAGAGAATCTCTAAGAATGGCGAGTTTTTCTGCAAAGAGCTCTTGGCCGTCTTCCAGCAAAG ATCTGAACTGGAGATCAACTATTCCAAAGGACTTCAGAAGATCGCAGGGAAACTTCTTAAAGTCTCGAAAGAGATGTGTGACAA CTCCACGTATCGTGCATGGTCCTTCATATCAGATGAAATGTACGCCTCAGCAGATGCCCACCG CATACTGGGAAACGCTCTCAACCAAGATGCTATTCAGGAACTCCGTCAAATCCTAGATGAGCACGCGAAAAGAAAAAGACCA CTTGACAATGCAGTTGAAAAGTCTGGAAAGCTTGTTCTTACAAACTGGAGTGAACAAATTAAG CTTAAAAAGAAGCTGATTGGCTTGACAAGAGAACATGAAGCTCTTTTCAGCTTTGTGGAGAAGAATAAGCAAATCTGTACGGAGAAGGAAAAACAGAAG ATGTTAAATAGATTGACTAAATCGGCAGAGCTTCAGACCAGAGTTGATGAGGAATATTTCAACACCAACATTGAGGGTCACCACATCCGACTGAAGCTGGAGAACACACTGAAAACCTGCTATCAG ATCGTTCAGGAGCTTGAGAAGCAAAGAATAGAGACTCTGTCTAACACCCTGGACAAGTACAGTCTCTTCATGACTGTTTACGCACAGACCGTCATTCAC AGTCACAAACAGATCGAGCAGGCCGTACGCAAAGTTGATGTGGAGAAGGACATTCAATCTCTAGTTGAGGACATCGGCACTACAGCGGACGACAACAAAGCTGAATTTCTCATGACTGACTACTTT GAAGAAGAAGGAAAAACAGTCATGGGCAAAGACAGAAGAAAAGATGCCATCAGGACCAAACTGCAGCGTCTGGAGGACTGCATCAGGAAAACAAAAAACGACAGAGAAGGTTAA